A section of the Lampris incognitus isolate fLamInc1 chromosome 8, fLamInc1.hap2, whole genome shotgun sequence genome encodes:
- the LOC130116330 gene encoding oligodendrocyte-myelin glycoprotein-like → MLGLLLVLLLGVHVLAVCPSMCSCSSSHREVDCSWKGLRLLPDGLQHNLHSLNISHNRLHNLDGQLTVYAHLRILDLSHNRLAYLPTGLPRSLWRLYAGANRIRLLDKNDTAYQWNLRLLELSNNKLERVVFINNTLSNLRVLNLNHNRFWTVPTNMPVHLETVDLSHNTLVQVLPDSLDRLPRLTHFYLHSNRFSMLPFGALDRLAGLKVISLGDNPWACHLHSNITYLLSWIQRTPARILGCPCHTQPICGEARPGRTGGWHFASYDQPPLAAGARDLSSIPPESSSTGWWYVSELNTQYTTRESLTTQQHSFATTPVRLTTLPLDTTDNHMIEEDLSTKTKPSAMAHRFPTDSLSIASTIFITDKAVSNNSQYMTDTPPVTETPMMPDVTMATVQFFTSESVSAGTRKTATLRTRSVRRPKQSPPDGAHNSSPALTTSFSLPFIQALWSLTPTRSVP, encoded by the coding sequence ATGCTTGGACTACTGCTTGTGCTGCTACTGGGGGTGCATGTCCTGGCAGTGTGCCCCTCCATGTGCTCCTGCAGCTCCAGTCATAGGGAGGTTGACTGTTCCTGGAAGGGTCTGAGACTGCTTCCGGATGGGCTGCAACACAACCTCCACTCCCTCAACATATCCCACAATCGACTGCACAATCTGGACGGTCAGCTAACAGTGTATGCCCACCTCCGCATCCTGGATTTGTCTCACAACCGGCTGGCGTATCTGCCCACTGGGCTGCCCCGTTCTCTCTGGCGGCTTTATGCGGGTGCAAACCGTATCCGGCTGCTAGATAAGAATGATACCGCCTATCAGTGGAACCTGCGACTTCTGGAGCTGTCCAACAACAAGTTGGAGCGGGTTGTCTTTATCAACAACACCTTATCCAACCTGCGCGTGCTCAACCTCAACCACAACCGCTTCTGGACAGTGCCCACCAACATGCCTGTGCACCTGGAGACTGTAGACCTGTCTCACAACACCCTGGTACAGGTGCTGCCAGACTCTCTGGACCGGCTTCCCCGACTCACTCACTTCTACCTGCATTCTAATCGCTTTTCTATGCTGCCTTTTGGTGCTTTGGACAGGCTGGCAGGGCTTAAGGTCATCTCCCTAGGGGACAACCCTTGGGCCTGCCACCTCCACTCCAACATCACCTACTTACTGTCCTGGATCCAGCGTACCCCAGCCCGCATCCTAGGCTGTCCCTGCCACACTCAGCCTATCTGTGGGGAGGCACGCCCTGGTAGGACTGGGGGGTGGCACTTTGCATCCTACGACCAGCCACCTCTGGCAGCTGGTGCCCGGGACCTGAGTTCGATACCGCCGGAAAGCAGTTCCACTGGCTGGTGGTATGTGTCTGAGCTGAACACCCAATATACCACGAGGGAGAGCTTAACAACACAGCAGCACTCCTTTGCAACCACTCCTGTCAGACTCACTACCCTACCACTCGACACCACAGACAACCATATGATTGAAGAGGACCTTTCGACCAAGACAAAGCCATCTGCTATGGCTCACAGGTTCCCAACAGACTCCCTGTCTATTGCCAGCACAATCTTCATCACAGACAAAGCAGTGAGCAACAACTCCCAATACATGACTGACACACCCCCTGTTACTGAAACACCCATGATGCCTGATGTGACTATGGCCACAGTCCAGTTCTTCACCTCTGAGAGTGTTTCTGCTGGTACAAGGAAGACTGCCACACTCCGCACCAGAAGTGTGAGGAGGCCCAAGCAGTCACCTCCTGATGGAGCCCACAACAGCAGCCCAGCACTCACTACTTCCTTCTCGCTCCCTTTCATTCAGGCCCTGTGGTCACTTACTCCCACTCGAAGTGTCCCTTAA